In the genome of uncultured Sphaerochaeta sp., the window ATCGGAGAATGACGGGGTGGCACTGTAGCTTACGTTTCCGAAGTCCAGCAGGAACACCACCTTGTCATGGAAGGTTTCGGCAAAGAAAGGGGTCTGGAAGGCCAGGGCAAAGTTGATGTTGCTGTTCATCTCCTTCTGCACGGAGTATCCGAGCAGGATTGTTGTTTTGGAAGGCCTGTCCATGATTGAGCTTTCGAAGGTTGAGGCCGCATAAATCTGCAATGCAGCCTGGTTGCCAAGCGAAACGGAACTTATCTGGCCCAACAGTCCTACGGCAAAGCTTGTCGTCCCCTTTTGGGCGAACCTCCACTTGGCATTGACCAACAGGTCGGTGTCTTGTGCAATGTCCACGGCAAGGCTGGTTTCAAACGTATCCTTGAACGAGAGCAAGACAGAGGGAATATGTGCCACTTTCTCCTTGCTGAAGGTTGCAGAGTAGGCGGTGGTCACTGCCGGTGAATTGGTGCTTTTGGTGATTTCGGCACTGCTCACCACCAGATACCCGGTTGAGCCATTGAGATTGGTTTGTGCCCAGAGCATGCTGAAGCTGAAGCAGAAAAGCGTAATGAGTAGCAATCGTTTCATGAAAATCTCCTGATCCCAGCGTGGCGAATTCCTCGCTTCTGGTCAAGGTTCAGGCTTTCTTGCACTTCATCTCAGCTTTGCATCGATACATGGCATCATCAGCCCTACTGACGATGCTGGCAAACTTCTCCTTTTTCTTTGGGATGTAGATGGCAGATCCCACCGCCACCTGATAGGTGACTTTTGATGAGGTGGAGAAGTAGGTCAGCACGGTATCTGCAAGATTCTGGATCCCTGTTTCCGTAACAGAAGGGATGATGGAAAGGAATTCATCGCCTCCGTAGCGAAAGGTCTTTGCCTGATGCGGCAACAGGCGGACAAGCCGTTCGGAGAAGTCCTTGAGGATCAGGTCTCCTGCTTTATGTCCTTCCCGGTCGTTGATGAGTTTCAGATCGTTGATGTCCATCATCAGCACCCCCAACGGTTCCAGATGGGAGGTCTGGGCAATGCGCTCCAATTCCCGTTCATACGATGCCCGGTTGCCGACGGCGGTCAGTGCATCGGTGTAGGCCATCTCCAGCAGCATCTGTTCCTTGAGCAGCCCCTCGGTTTTCTGGCGCACCAAGGTCACGCTGTGCCAAAAGAGTACCACAGCTGCCAAGGCCATGCCGGAGTGGAGGATGACTGCGCTCTCGAGACTGATATTCATGGCAAGCAGAACCACTTCGGCAAGGATGGAGAAGAGCAGGAAGCCCATGGCCAGCAGGAAAGAGCTGAGTCTGGAATTTCCCTTGATGTACTCATACAGGAGGCAGCCGAAGAGACTGATCAGGAACAAGGCCAGTGCCAGACCGCTGCCCAACAAATAGTCCGTGTATTGGGCGATGCCCAATGCCTGCAATATGGTACCTGCAATGTAGGCAAGCATAAACAGCAGACTGGCCCTACGGAAGTGGCGAAGCCTCCGATGGACAGGATAGGAGTGGACAACGTAATTGACCAGAAAGTTGGGAAGCAGGTACAGGGCAATAAAGCTGAGATTGATCAACTGGGCGGGATTGCGGAAAAAGAGGAATTTGCTCGGGGTCTGGCTGAAGACCCAGCAGCCGAGCAGGAGCAACACCAACCCGAAATAGTAAAAGCTCTTGCGTTCCTCCTGGGTTTGTATGGCGAAGGAGAACACAAAGACCAAGGTTCCCAGAAGCAGCAATGAGAAGCCGAAGAAGAAGGAGGGCCATTCATGGAATTTGGTAAGCAGCAAGGATGCTTTGCTTCCTGCAAGCACTGGCCTGATATGACCGGCGAACGCATTGTTTGAGCTGTAGGAGAAGATGAGGGATAGCTCCTTTCCCTCATAGCGGTCATCGAGACGGATGAAGTGGGTGGTTGCACCTCCATATACAGGACGCTTCCAACCATTTTGTGGTCCGGTGAAGGAGTAGATGAGCTCATCATCCACTTTGGCAAGCAGGCTGCACATGCTTGTATCCACGGCAATTGCCGTGTGATGGTTCGGAAAAGCCTTTGGCAGGCGCATGGAGACGGTGAACGTCTTGCCTAGGTAGGGGCCGTCGATGGTATAGGGAAGCTTTGCTTCCTTGGTAATGATCTTCCCATCCTCGGCGATGGTCCACGGGCCTTCCCACTCTGTCACCGGCTCATTGAGCAGCTCATCCATCTGGAGGAACGAGTCAAAGTGAAACGCAAAGGCCAAAGCGATCAAGGCCAGAACCACAAGTATTCTCTGAATCTGGTGCTCAGCTGATGTTGCGGACATACGAACCCCTTGCTGTGATGTGTCTATTGGATTTTCCGGATTTCCGGGTGTCCCTTGTCATTGAGTTTGCGTTCGATGAACTTCTCTGTTTCCAACTTCGAAAGGAGATTCCCCAGGCTTCGGTAACTGCTGCGCTCGATCATGCGGCTCTTGTCCATCTGGTGGAACTTCACCCCGACATAACTGACAAGCTGCCATGTATCGGGATCGAACGACTCAACCACCTTTTTCATGAGATCTTCTACCATCCTATCCATTTTTCGGGTATGGGAGGGGTCAGGTTTTTCCTCACGTTTGGCTTTGGGGCCTGCAGTTTCCTTCACTTCCTCAACCTTTGGCTTGGTCATGAAGGACTCAATGATGAGGATCTCATCACAGCAGTTGTTGAAGATGGGCTTGTCACTGACCATCTCCTTGGTCACCAGATAGACTTCCTTCCCATACTTGCGCAGTGCTTCCATGATGACGGTGAAGTCACTGTCGCTGGTGATGAAGACATAGCGGTCGATGACCGGGGTATTGATGATGATGGTCTCAAGCGCTTCAAGGCTGATGATCAGGTCAGCCCGATTCTTGTAGTTGGTGGTGATCGAAGGAGTATCGCGAATGGTGAAGTTGTACTCGGCAAGCTGCTTCTCAAGTTTCTTGATCGACTTCGAATTCCCACAAGCCATCTTGATAACAAAGATGTTCTCTTCTTCGGGACTGTCGTTGTGCTTGAGTGTGAGTTCCTCAAAGAGCATCTTCAGGTCCAGTCCTGAAGGAATGTTCTCCAGATCGATGTATATGGCGTTGTTTTTTCTTCTCATGGATATCCCTCTTTGCCTACTATACTACACCTTCAGACAGACCGAAAGTGCAAGGTA includes:
- a CDS encoding diguanylate cyclase, whose protein sequence is MSATSAEHQIQRILVVLALIALAFAFHFDSFLQMDELLNEPVTEWEGPWTIAEDGKIITKEAKLPYTIDGPYLGKTFTVSMRLPKAFPNHHTAIAVDTSMCSLLAKVDDELIYSFTGPQNGWKRPVYGGATTHFIRLDDRYEGKELSLIFSYSSNNAFAGHIRPVLAGSKASLLLTKFHEWPSFFFGFSLLLLGTLVFVFSFAIQTQEERKSFYYFGLVLLLLGCWVFSQTPSKFLFFRNPAQLINLSFIALYLLPNFLVNYVVHSYPVHRRLRHFRRASLLFMLAYIAGTILQALGIAQYTDYLLGSGLALALFLISLFGCLLYEYIKGNSRLSSFLLAMGFLLFSILAEVVLLAMNISLESAVILHSGMALAAVVLFWHSVTLVRQKTEGLLKEQMLLEMAYTDALTAVGNRASYERELERIAQTSHLEPLGVLMMDINDLKLINDREGHKAGDLILKDFSERLVRLLPHQAKTFRYGGDEFLSIIPSVTETGIQNLADTVLTYFSTSSKVTYQVAVGSAIYIPKKKEKFASIVSRADDAMYRCKAEMKCKKA
- a CDS encoding NYN domain-containing protein — encoded protein: MRRKNNAIYIDLENIPSGLDLKMLFEELTLKHNDSPEEENIFVIKMACGNSKSIKKLEKQLAEYNFTIRDTPSITTNYKNRADLIISLEALETIIINTPVIDRYVFITSDSDFTVIMEALRKYGKEVYLVTKEMVSDKPIFNNCCDEILIIESFMTKPKVEEVKETAGPKAKREEKPDPSHTRKMDRMVEDLMKKVVESFDPDTWQLVSYVGVKFHQMDKSRMIERSSYRSLGNLLSKLETEKFIERKLNDKGHPEIRKIQ